Genomic segment of Caretta caretta isolate rCarCar2 chromosome 4, rCarCar1.hap1, whole genome shotgun sequence:
TCAGATCTGCTGGGTTCCAAGTCCATCCCTGAACTCTGGGCTCCCAGTACCAAGTATAGCACACTAAGGCTACACTACTAGGTTAGCTTATTAATTCTGCATACATCAGGCTGATCAATGTGTCAGCCTGCAACAGACCAAGTATTATAACTGAAAATGGCAAAAAAGAGATTCACTCTATTGAACTTTACATCATTATCTGATGTCAAACAATGAGGCAAATCCCAATGGTATATACAAAAACCAGCTTTGCTTTTACAAAAGATTGTTTCCCATATTGATTAATCCAGGCAGCTAACTCATTGGTTTATGCAACTTTATTGAAGAAAATAAATCAGTTACTAACAGAGCTATTAGTTGATCACTCATCCATTGACAACTTGCTTCATTTATTCAGTGCTATATTAAACAGTGTTCTGGAAGATAGATTAACTAATAGCTCCAAGCCTCCTAacaaaatttaaatgaattacaaaAATGTTCTGAGACCCTATTTTGGAATACAAGGGATGTTTGACTTCCAAATTTTCATTCTCTGTAAAACAAGAACTGGTCATTCTTTTATTGACATGCATAAGATACATCACATTTTCTGTTCTGATACTATAGATTCTGTACCAATTCTTCAGCCATGTCAGTTATGAGCATAAGCATATAATAAAACCTCAAATCTCTAACACTGGAAGGTTTAAAACAGGATGGATGTTGCTACTGCAATGTTACTTCCTTTGATGTAAGAAAACTGAacatccacctcccctcccctcaggtGATATCTTCAGTATCTGTTAGAGCAGTGAGGAATGGTTTTAGTCTCATAACCAAGTTAGAATGAAGACATTGGCCACATAATACACatgctccttttaaaaaaatttctgaaTGTTGGGCAATTGTTCTTGTGTAACTACTTTATGGATTCTAAAAGCAGTTATTGTCCAAAGCTGGAAAAACTAAAGTCTTCTCAGATGAGCATGTGCATGAATGGAAGGaggtaaacaaaaaataaaaaagatgagGTCTGATAGGGGAGCAGCCGGATAAGAAAATCAAAAAAGGAACAGTAATTTAAAGTTTATTCCAGCTATAATGCAGGTTATTCTGACTTTAAGGTATCATCACATGGCATACTTCTGAGTCCATTCCCGAGATATTCTGTTGTATCTGTTAATAAAGGAGGAAACACATTAAACAGGTCCAGTTAAACCACAAAGTGGTATTTAATATACTATTTTTAGAAGAAAGTTTTCAGTAATTTCTTACTGAAGAAATTCACTGCTGCTTCTTTCAACTGGCTGTTCCAGTTCTTTCTATACTTTCATATGTGGTCTTTTATTGAAGAAAAACAAGTCTTACTAGAAACTTAGAACAAAAGCCTACATTTTGAGACTATTTGAAACACACTTAGATTGCACAGAAGATAGGTAAGTTGCTAGAAGCATGTTATGAAACTGATTATTgcaccggggaggggggggagggagggagagaggagtaaAAAGGgttgaaaattaaaaattcacttttttgCTAGATATATCAGGTTGTTTGGAGCCTGGTTTTAGAACCAAGTCTAAAGAATACTGCATGCTATGATTAGAGATGATATACTGAACCCTACAGTCAATTATGTTATTGGTGGATTTTCAGTTATGTCCTGACAATTTCAGTTGGAGAATAATGCAAGACCCCATTTTTCACACTAGCATACTGCCCAGGCACAGAAGTTTTGACTGAAAAATAATGATAATGAATTCCAGCCAGCGTTTGCTTTTAGAAAGGGATATTAAAATAGGCCATGAACTTTTTGTACAACACACTAGTCTACAGGAATTGGGCAGATACAATTAGTTTACTTAACAGCATGCTTGTCAGTATTAAGTTAATTTCCAACTATACAAGCataaagaaaaaaacccccaaaacagtaCTTTTAGCAGCATATTAAATTTTGCCTGTGCACACAGTCTGAATCTGGACCACCTAGATTTTTATTTACAACATGGTGGTTTGACTACACAGACcagttccctcctccccactctctaCAAAATTTGGTTCAGTACTTACCAGGACAGAGGTATAAGACATCTCAGAACCTCAACAATTCAAATAAAATCAGTTTCTTACTACCACTATATTTGTTTTGCCATGCAAGAATATTATCTGTTTGTGAGATATAGTAATTGGCCAATACATTTCACACTAATCACAGATCAAGCTGTTAAATATTCAGGTTCAGTAACTGATAAATCCATTATCTTTGTTAGTTAATCCGGTGCCTTAAAGCATGCAGCACTCAAGTGCTGACAGTTCCCATTTTGTTAAATGCACCGTCAAGTGCAAATATTCTTACCCTACAGCATAGCGTATTTCTCTGTCCACTCTCTTGCTAACCTATTGTACCTAATTGGACAAGTATATTTAATATTACTATACAAACTTCAACAGCTATTTCACTGAGTTCTATCTGAGTACAACTGTAAAAACCACGTTTGAGACAAAACAGTTTCTACACAGATAGAAGATCATAAAGCCTTTATCCAATGGGAAACTCCAAAACAGAAAAAGTAGGCAGTTATCAAAAGGCGACACTGGAGTATTTACAAGGGTAATTTCTCTCCTCAAACTTTAGAGGCTTTATATGAACTGATACTATTTCAGACTCTCACATGAGACTGATTAAAAGTAGACCAATAATTTTAGATAAACTTTCAAATAGAAATCACTACAACATTAGTGAAACACCTCCATGCAACTTCAAAGATAGCACACGTTTCTTCGTATTTGCATGTTTCCAAAGCCAAAAAATACCAGTTACTTCTTCCTAAGCAACAAATTCAGTCTAAGATGGAGAGATCACAAGTAACTAACTCATTCATTCCCCACCTTTGTTTTCTAACACAAGAAGAGTGTGTTTCACAGTATATTAGTAAATTATCTTTATATAATTCTGTACTTACTtgtctctgtctgttttataGATACGTGCAATCTCTGGCACTAGGGGGTCATCTGGATTTGGATCACATAACAGTGAACAAATGGATAAGAGAACTGCAAAATAACAGAAAAGATTGCTCAACAGTGAAATCCAAACAAAGATCTCAACTAAATACAAAGGAAATACAGTTATTTGCTTTGTTAGGACAACCTCAGTATGCTATAAAGAAAAGATTTGTTAGTCGTCTGTTTACGATGCATGCTGAGTAAGTTTAAAGGTAAATTTGGTAGCCCATTTCTAAATGTGTGGCTCACaatcattaaaatatatttatagggTGTCCCTCTATAGCACACTCTAGCAGCTCCCAGTGTCCCACAAATATACATAGAGAAAGGTAATGCTGTCCAAACTATAACGTAACAGAGTGGCAATCTACTGAGCCATGTTATATAGCTGATCAGCTCTTTCACAGCTAGAAGTCTGTGATAAACAGATTAGAATCAGATGGGATTTCTTTTCTGCAATAGTATTAATACATTAGTATTCTAGGCTGATCAAACTAGATACATACTGAtaagataaaaggaaatactaaaGTAAGACTACCATGGAGAAATACTGTTTGAAGCAACTTATTCTTTACATTCTTCATTTCCCatcagtggtttttaaaaaacagtgtaaaattCAGAACAAGCAAGCTAGGGGTATAGTGTCAACACAACATGCTATCATGTGGCGGATCCAAATTCAGACCCAAGCTTGGTTCTTGTGCCTTGAATAGGCAGGAATCACTAGTTCTGTAGGTAAAGGAACCCTTTGCTTATTCTGACTAGTGCAACTGTGATCTCAGGGGGATCTACCAAACCAAAAAAGGGAAGTGAGCTCTGGTGAGCTTTGCTTGAAGTCAATTAGTTTCAAGAGTTGAATTCATTAGAATTAATGAGAATACTCACATTTACAGGAAGTGGAAGTGAAAAAACCTTAAAGCAGTACTCACTGATCACAAATCTAAAACATGGTTACTAAAAATTCATATATGGAAATTAATACTCCATGCTAGCAGCTAGCAATTAACTGTAAAGCATTAGACTGATCACAATCTAAAATTAGGAGTTTTCTATGTGCACAGATGGACCAACTTAAGTTACAATTTTAGACCAACCTACTTAAATGAATGCAAAAGGTTGTGTAgacacttattttggtttaaaaccAGGTTTATTTCAGATTAACTTCATTTAGGAATAGgttaaaactgaaataagccactcTCATGTAAGTGTCCATATAGGGATTCAACTGCACTGGTTCATGCTGGGGAGAACCTTTAGTAATAGCTAAAGTAAAACTGcacaaaggtttttttgtttttttttttaaataaaaggtgaAATCAATAAGCATGCAACAATGTaatcattggtttcagaggaacagccgtgttagtctgtattcgcaaaaagaaaaggaggacttgtggcaccttagagactaaccaatttatttgagcatgagctttcgtgagctacagctcacttcacgaaagctcatgctcaaataaaataatgtaatcaTTGCCACATACGCAAGATGTCCTTCTCAGGCTACAGTATAATGGGAAATGAATGGAATGCCAAACAAAACTAAGCAAAAATATTACAGTGTCAAAATGAAGATAGAAATTGTAATGTTTTCTTCACCTTTAGAAATAGTTAAAGCAGGAGACCACTGTGATCTTAGAATATCGAGACAAATGCTGCCATTACTGTTAATATTTGGATGATAGATTCTTGTTGTAAATGCAACCTATAACAAAAAATAGAGAAGTATTTGTGTTTCACATATGCTAAATTGCATAATTAAGAGTTACACATAAGCACAGATAAGGTGCACCAGAAAGACTTACTGAAACATGTATTGTGGCTCTTTAGCCACCAAGCATTTGAATCAGATATTCAGCACTTACATGCTACTTTTTTCaatcactgtacaaacatgaGTTATCAACACTTTATATAGATAAGTATCATCTCCACTTGTCTGGTAGTGAAGTTAAATGATTTGTTCAAGACAAAAAAGCTAAAGTGAAGCAGGGCTGCTTTTAGAACTCAGATGTTCCCGATTTCCATTCCTATGCTTGGCTCATTAAAGAGCATTAGTCTCACAAAGAAAAGACTACTTGCCTTAGGTGGTTTGAAAGGGTAGTCTGTAGGAAAGTGAATTGTCAAGAAGAATACGCCGCCTTGATATGGACTGTCATTCTGTCGAAGAAACATGTCCACTGTAATTATACTCCCGAATTAACTTTTGTGAGAAGATCCACTACTTACTTAGCAAGGCAAATCATTCACTTAAACACAAATAAGATGTTTAATCCACAATGTAAGCACTGAATTTTGATCATACCTGGGCTTAAAATTGGTGGAATGAGATAACTGACTGCAGTAAGTCAAGTTGGTCACTGGCAATGAATTTCCTCCTAAAACAATTGTGTTCTGTAAAGCCTTAgtttaaagcaggggttctcaaactgggggtcgggaccgctcaggggtcacaaggttattacatgggggggtcacgagctgtcaactTCTACCCCAAACCCtgatttgcctccagcatttataatggtgttatatatttaacatgtttttaatttataaggggggcggggaggaggttcgcactcagagacttgctatgtgaaaggggtcaccaggaaaaaaaattgagagccactggtttaaaGCAAGTGTGTCACATGCAGGCCAGAACTGGCCCTGACAGCTTCTTCCCTCTGCAATTTCAAATGTATCCAaactgcagcagctcagagagtCAGAAGAAAGCTGGAGTGAGAGGAGCTTAGGTGGGAGTAAGTGCCTGATTAGCCACAAGTAACTGAGCCCTACTCCCCCGGCCCTTGTAGTAGTTTATAAGCCAGTTGCTGTCCTTCCCAGCCTTCTGCACATTCTGTTCCTGCCATCATCACTGCTTAGCCTTCCAGTCCTTTTTCTCACCACGTGTCTTGATCCCTGCCTCTGGGTTGCACATAACCATGTTCctggaaaatgtattttcttccccTGCTCAGGGAAAAAGCAATCATAATGATAACCTCAAGGGGGGAAATTCTCAGGTTCAAGTGGTGGTGGAATTACTGCCCAAAGTAGGGCAACAGAGAATACTCTCAAAAGGTGGAGATTGAAGCAGTGACTtgaaggcccccccccccccccccacgggaaGCAGTACATacaaaaaaagaggaaatttTAGAAAAAGTAAAAGCTTTTATTAAAAAGTCTTTTTAAGTGCAATATTTAACTTTGCTGGCTAAAGAAGCACATTCCACGATAAGAACTACAAAATTTGCCTACTGCCTTTTtaaacctcacacacacacacaggattgAGCAAAAAAGTGTAATTTGATTCGTCACAATGGGTTTCACATATCTGGTATACAGGAATACTGGAAGTTGGCTTTATTCGGTttatctattttttaaatattatatccTTTAAGACCAATCTCTTGTTTATATACAGACTAGCCACATCCTATTTCTTAAGCTTATATATACTTTAATATCTGCAAGTGAAGCAGTGTGGCAAAAAGCCAATAGATAAGTCAAGGGGCAAAAATGTAATGCTAGAGTTGATACTTCAATGAGACAGCCTGGGCAGAGATTCAGCGTATCATGTAGTATTCACTGAAAAACTGCTATATTGGCAAATGAGAAGTTCAAAAACTACTTCAACCCTTTTATTGTATACATGCTGGAGGCAAGTCTTAGTGGTTATTAAAATGAAGCAACAGAACTGGTTAGAACAAGTGTAGAAAATACCTCTCTGACAATGAGAACTCAATCCTTACTATTAGACTGTGTCAGTAGTGGATCTCAGATGTGGAATATGTTAAGCCATCTACACTACCAATGCCTAGGCTGTCATGAAGGTATGAGGCCTACAACACCAGCAGACCACTAAGCTATTATCCTAAAGCAAGGATAATTCTATCTAAAATACTGCTCTAAAGTATGCACTCATGCTATTCCAAAGGGCATAACTAATAAATGCCTTTAAACTGATAGCACAAAGATTAAGTGGGAAAAGAGGATAAACAACTCTGAATGAGCAGGGAGAGgtagaacaaaagaaaatatttctgtatttgaAGTCCAACTATACTTTTAGTGTTCTGTGACCATGCAGAGTCAATCATATAAGTATTACTCAATGACATACAATGGAGATCTTTCCATACTTTTGGAAGTTTACTTCAAGTATTAGTATAGCTATTAAGCAAACATTCTGGTCTTTCTGGAGTGCATACTTCGTTGCATTCAAAGGGATAAGCTAGAAGAACAAATCCAGCATTTGAACTCTGAACTGAAGACAAAAGGATTCTTTAGTATGCCACCCAAAAGAAGCTCTCCACTAACTGGTATCAAGAGAATACCTAAACCACATTGGATACATGTGTAAGGTCAAAGTAGTACATTAACACTGACAATTAAATTCTACTCTAACATgactaaggcctagtctacacttcaTTTAGGTCAATATAGCTATGGCACTCAGGGATGTGacaaatccacacccttgagtccaatagctatgccaacctaacccctgctgtagacccagctaggctgatggaagaatgcttccatggACCTAGCTGCTGTCACTCAGGTAAGCGGAGtgcctacagtgacagaaaaaccctttCTACCGTTGTAGTCTGCATCTATAACCCAAGGTTACAGCAGCATAACTATGGCACCTCAGCTATGCCACTGCAGAAGCAGGAATTTAGAGATGGCCTAAAAGTGTCACTGAAGGGGTTCCTTGTTTATTGGCACTTGactcttaaaatttaaaaatctgagcaAACTTTGAATCAAATCAACTGCCAGCCTTGAGACCGCCTGGAATCTGAAAGTGTCCTAGTACCTTCTCATACCCCATTAATAGTGACACTGCAGGTGAAACAAGCCTTCAGTTACATACATGCAACCCCATTAGCTTTCAGTGTGGTTGTACAGGTGTAACCAAGACCTGATTTTGGCGTGCAGAATCTTATTGCTCATTATGCATAACAGAGAGAATGTAATCCAATGTTCAGATTCCAGGCTGAGTATGCACAGCTGGGAATTATATCACTCCACCTGTAAACTGAGCAAGTTTGGAGTTGTTCTAGATATAGAACCTTAATCATGTTAAGAATCTCTTTTTAGAGTAGAAATGCACATTAATAT
This window contains:
- the UBE2D3 gene encoding ubiquitin-conjugating enzyme E2 D3 isoform X2, whose translation is MALKRINKELSDLARDPPAQCSAGPVGDDMFHWQATIMGPNDSPYQGGVFFLTIHFPTDYPFKPPKVAFTTRIYHPNINSNGSICLDILRSQWSPALTISKVLLSICSLLCDPNPDDPLVPEIARIYKTDRDKYNRISREWTQKYAM
- the UBE2D3 gene encoding ubiquitin-conjugating enzyme E2 D3 isoform X1 — its product is MALKRINKELSDLARDPPAQCSAGPVGDDMFHWQATIMGPNDSPYQGGVFFLTIHFPTDYPFKPPKVAFTTRIYHPNINSNGSICLDILRSQWSPALTISKVLLSICSLLCDPNPDDPLVPEIARIYKTDRDKYNRLAREWTEKYAML
- the UBE2D3 gene encoding ubiquitin-conjugating enzyme E2 D3 isoform X3, giving the protein MFHWQATIMGPNDSPYQGGVFFLTIHFPTDYPFKPPKVAFTTRIYHPNINSNGSICLDILRSQWSPALTISKVLLSICSLLCDPNPDDPLVPEIARIYKTDRDKYNRLAREWTEKYAML